A region from the Wolbachia endosymbiont of Folsomia candida genome encodes:
- a CDS encoding nucleotidyl transferase AbiEii/AbiGii toxin family protein, which yields MIPRRFIQEWSKVVPWQEPRQIEQDLIINNALLKLYSHHELKKSLALRGGTALNKLFFEPPSRYSEDIDLVQVNREPVGHTIDCIRTVMDLWLGKPNRSFSDGLVTLTYRAVSDDGFPIKLKVEINTREHVSILGFSDHSFNSKSSWASGSSTILTFQIEELLGTKLRALYQRRKGRDLYDLYMALTTIHNLDVEKIIHCFYSYMRLGNCKVSKSIFIENIETKLRNKEFYGDMLPLLPYKHVALNLNLVYSYVHDELFMKL from the coding sequence ATGATACCAAGACGCTTTATTCAAGAGTGGTCAAAAGTAGTACCTTGGCAAGAGCCTAGACAAATTGAACAGGATCTGATTATTAATAACGCCTTGCTAAAGCTTTACAGTCATCATGAGTTAAAGAAATCTCTTGCACTTCGTGGTGGCACAGCTTTAAACAAACTGTTTTTTGAGCCACCATCAAGATATTCAGAAGATATTGACCTTGTGCAGGTAAACAGAGAGCCTGTAGGACATACAATTGATTGCATCAGAACAGTTATGGATTTATGGCTTGGAAAACCCAATAGAAGCTTTTCTGATGGGCTTGTTACACTCACTTACCGCGCTGTGAGTGATGATGGTTTCCCCATAAAACTTAAGGTTGAAATTAATACCAGGGAGCATGTTTCTATTCTCGGCTTTTCGGATCATTCATTCAATAGCAAGTCTTCTTGGGCTAGTGGCTCTTCTACTATTTTAACATTTCAAATTGAGGAACTATTGGGTACTAAGTTGCGTGCACTTTATCAAAGACGCAAAGGAAGAGATTTATACGATTTGTACATGGCTCTTACAACTATACATAACCTTGATGTAGAAAAGATAATACATTGTTTTTACTCATATATGAGGCTTGGTAATTGTAAAGTATCAAAAAGTATATTCATAGAAAATATAGAAACGAAACTTAGGAATAAGGAATTTTATGGGGATATGCTACCATTATTGCCATACAAACATGTGGCACTTAACCTTAATTTAGTCTACAGCTATGTACATGATGAACTGTTTATGAAGCTGTAA